The Erigeron canadensis isolate Cc75 chromosome 4, C_canadensis_v1, whole genome shotgun sequence genome window below encodes:
- the LOC122596527 gene encoding vesicle-associated protein 4-2-like, which yields MAIVDDTPPPPSSDTTNTSTTGNNSKVWGLFKIPFRTTNTTNNNNTHTTSSSSSSLYQIEGPNNNNYHMNSQNNHNINNNNNSTSSSVSSVARSLLPTRRRLRLDPRNKLYFPYEPGKQVQSAIKIKNTSKSHVAFKFQTTAPKSCFMRPPGAILAPGETIIATVFKFVEPPENNERPADQKRKVKFKIMSLKVKGMMDYVPELFDEQKDQVAVEQILQVVFLDVEHPSPALEKLKLRLAEAEAALESRKKPPEEIGTKIVGEGLVIDEWKERRERYLARQQVEGVDSV from the exons atggcCATCGTTGACGATACACCACCACCTCCGTCGTCAGACACCACCAACACATCCACCACCGGCAACAATAGCAAAGTATGGGGCTTATTTAAGATTCCTTTCCGTACAACAaatactactaataataataatacacacacaacttcttcttcatcttcttcattataTCAAATTGAAGGACCCAATAACAACAACTATCATatgaattctcaaaataatcataatattaataataataataatagcactTCTTCCTCGGTTTCATCTGTTGCTAGATCTCTTCTTCCTACACGACGTCGTTTACGCCTTGATCCACGAAATAAGCTTTATTTTCCAT ATGAACCTGGGAAGCAAGTCCAGAGTGCTATCAAAATAAAGAACACGAGCAAGTCTCATGTAGCTTTCAAG TTTCAAACAACTGCTCCAAAAAGTTGCTTCATGCGTCCTCCTGGTGCTATTCTTGCTCCTGGCGAGACCATTATTGCTACTG TTTTCAAGTTTGTGGAGCCTCCAGAGAACAATGAAAGACCTGCGGATCAAAAGAGGAAAGTGAAATTCAAGATCATGAGTCTGAAAGTAAAAGGGATGATGGACTACGTACCTGAGCTA TTTGATGAGCAGAAAGATCAAGTGGCAGTGGAACAGATATTGCAGGTTGTTTTTCTAGATGTGGAACATCCTAGCCCA GCACTCGAAAAACTGAAGCTGCGGTTAGCTGAGGCAGAGGCTGCTCTTGAATCTCGCAAGAAACCTCCAGAGGAAATTGGGACAAAGATTGTCGGTGAAGGCCTTGTCATAGATGAATGG aaagagagaagagagagataCCTGGCTCGACAACAAGTTGAAGGCGTGGACTCTGTTTAA